ACTCCAAAAGTAGTTTTGGAAGAAAAAGAAATCAAACAACCTGAGAAACCCATTTTAGACAAAAAAGTTGCGACTCCATCTTCAAATTCCGAAATAGTTTCTAACGAAGAAGCGGTTAAAATTATAGAAAATCAGACTAAACATAAAGAACGAGTTGCGGTTCAGGAAACCTTGATTCCTAAAGCAGAATCCATTCAATTTGTACCTGCACCTAAAATTTCAGCAGAAACAGCTGTAGCGATACCTGCAAAAGCAATTGCAAATGAAAGTATTGATGAAGAAGATAATATTTCTTCACAAAAAGATGCCTTTGAAGAAAGAAGTTATTCAGATACAAAATTCAGACAATCTGCAAAAGTTGCTTACGCAGCGGCACCTGCTCAAAAAGCCAAGAAAAATGCTCCTTTGGTAATTCTTAACGGAAATGCTATGGCACATAGTGACGATGCAAAGAGAGATAAAATGATGCAGGCCGAAATGTCTAATTTACAGCCTGAAAATGTTGAGTCTCTAGTAGTTTTAGACGATCCTTTATACATTATCGATGGCATCTATTATTCTGAAGAAGATCTGTTTGGCAAGAACCCTACAAGTCCTTATGCGCCTTTAGACAAACAGGAAATTAAAACTATAACTGTTTTACAAGACCTTGAAGCCACTTCTAAATATGGCGAACGAGGAAAAAAAGGAGTTCTTATTATCACTACTAAAAACGGAAAACCAGCTCCGAAAAAATAATCTCAAGCTTTGTCAAAGTCTGCAGCTTTGACAAAGCAAAATCAAAACATTAATTCTAAAACTTATTATCATGAAAAGTCTAAAACTTATTTCATCAGCCATTGCTATGCTTGTATGTTTCGTAACCATGGCACAGGAAAGAACAATAACTGGAATCGTTTCAGATGAAACAAAACAGCCAATTCCAGGTGTAACTATTTACAACCAGACATCAAAAGCAAATGCATTAACCAATTTTGACGGGCAATACAGTATTCAAGCCAAAACTGGCGATATGCTGGTTTTCAGCTTCATTGGATACAAAAAACAAAGTCAAAAGGTTGAAAACTCAAATATTATCAATATAAAACTTCTTCCAGACAATCAAACTTTAAGCGAAGTTGTGGTTATGGGTTACGGTACAAGTAATGCTGAATATGAAGACCGCAGTTATGCACGTGCCGAAAGAAAAAAAGAAAAAAGAGATAAATCGCTAGCACCTAAAGGAAAAATGGCAATGCAAGTTCAAAGTAATGCTATATATAGTCCTAGTCCTAGTATTGCAATTCGCGGAACAGCATCCGTTTCTTCAAAAAATGAACCTTTATATATTGTTGACGGGGTTCCTGCAACGTCCAATCAAATAGCTAAAATTAATCCTAATGATATTGATAATGTTTCTGTTTTAAAAGACCAAGCAGCAACTTCTATATATGGAACTAAAGGTTCAAATGGCGTCGTGGTAGTTTCGACTAAAAATGAACTTTATAAAAATCTTTCAGAAAAAGAATTAGACAAAAAATTAAACATTATGCCAATTCCGACTGAACCAACTCAAGAAGATTATGATTCTTTTGTTGAGAATGCTTTTGAAAGCCCTAAAACAGCACCGCTTTCTACTTTTTCTATTGATGTTGATAATGCTTCTTATACGAATATCAGACGTTTTTTAAACAACGGACAGCAAGTTCCAAAAGATGCAGTTCGTGTAGAAGAAATGGTTAATTTCTTTAAATATACTTATCCACAACCCAAAAATGAACATCCATTTTCGATCAATACCGAAGTGAGCGATTCACCTTGGAATTCAAATAACAAAATCTTGAAAATTGGTTTACAAGGAAAAAACATTCCAACTGAAGATTTACCCGCTTCAAACCTAGTTTTCTTAATTGATGTTTCGGGATCTATGGAAGACATGAACAAATTGCCTTTATTAAAACAATCATTGAAAATTTTGGTTAACGAATTAAGACCAAAAGACAAAGTAGCAATTGTGGTTTATGCGGGTGCAGCAGGAATGGTTTTGGCGCCAACTTCTGGAGATGATAAAAAAACAATTATTAATGCATTGGATAATTTGCAAGCTGGAGGAAGTACAGCTGGCGGAGCAGGAATTGAATTAGCTTATAAGATTGCAACTGAAAATTTCATTAAAAACGGAAACAACAGAGTAATCTTGGCTACCGACGGAGATTTTAACGTTGGAAGTTCTTCTAATTCTGATATGGAAAAACTAATTGAAGAAAAAAGAAAAACAGGGGTTTTCTTAACTTGTTTAGGTTACGGAATGGGAAATTACAAGGACAGCAAAATGGAAATCTTGGCTGACAAAGGAAACGGAAACTATGCGTACATTGATAATATTCAAGAAGCGAATCGTTTTTTAGGAAAAGAATTTAAAGGTTCGATGTTTGCTATCGCGAAAGATGTGAAAATACAGATTGAATTCAATCCAAAACAAGTCCAAGCGTATAGATTGATTGGTTATGAAAACAGAAAACTTCGCCCAGAAGATTTTAAAAATGATGCCATTGATGCTGGAGAATTAGGAAGTAATCATACCGTAACGGCTTTGTATGAAATAATTCCGGTTGGTGTAAAAAGCGATTTCTTAAATGTACAGCCAGATGATTTAAAATATACTAAAACAGAAACTACTTCAAGCAATTACACTAATGAATTGGCAACAATAAAATTCCGTTACAAAAAGCCTGATGGAGAAAAAAGTATCGAAATGGTTCAGGTAATCGAAAATAAATCGGTGATTTTAGAGAAAGCAAGTGATGACATGAAATTTAGTTCTGCCGTAGCTTGGTTCGGATTAAAACTGCGAGATTCAAAATTAATCGCTGACAAATCTTCTAAAGAAATTATAAAACTGGCAAAACAAGGAAATTCAAACGATGGTGAAGGTTACAAAGCAGAATTTATTCGTTTGGTTGAAGGTGCAAAACAATTCAATTAATAAAAATTATATTACATTTGCGCCTTTATTTTTAAAACTTATTTTACATACGTATGAATCCTATTTTAAGCCAAAATCTATTTTTAGTAAAAGAACATGTCGGAATGTTCAAAGCCGCAAACAATTACGATATTTATCATCCAGAAACCAATCAAATCATAATGAACTGCCGAGAAAACAATCTTGGTTTTTTCACAAAAGTATTTCGTTTTACAGATTATAAAAGAGCAACTCCGTTTAATGTTGAAATTACAACTGCTTCTGGAGAAAAATTAATTACAGTAAGAAGAGGTGTTGCCATCTTTAGATCGACTGTTGAAGTATTGGACGAAAAAGATCGTTTGGTTGGAACTTTCAAACAAAAATTCTTTTCTATTGGAGGAAAGTTTGATATTCTGGATAAAAACGAAAAACCAGTTGCAACGCTTCAAGGAAAATGGACTGGCTGGGATTTTAAATTCTCTCATGAAGGTAAACAATTGGCTCAAGTAAATAAAAAATGGGCTGGATTAGGAAAAGAGTTTTTTACAAGTGCCGATAACTATGCACTTCAAATTGAAGAGATCGTACCAGATGATAGTCCGTTGAGACAGTTAATTTTAGGAGCCGTAATGTGTATAGATATGGTTCTGAAAGAATAACAAAAAGTTGTTAAACTTAGATTAAGAATATATTTTAAAGCATCATTTTAGTTTTCAAAACCTTATTTTTGTAAGACTTAAAATGATGCTTTCTGCATTTCTAAAAACACAATCATGACCGACTTAAAAAATAAAAATGCCTTTATCACTGGCGCAGGAAAAGGAATAGGAAAAGCTGTAGCAATTGCTTTGGCTAAAGAAGGCGTAAACCTAATTTTAGTTTCGAGAACAAAAAGTGATATTGATCAATTGGCAGAAGAAACGGCAAAACTGGGCGTAAAAACTTTGGCTTTGTCTGCTGACGTTTCAGATATTAATTCTATCAATTCTGCTGCTGAAAAAGCAATTGCCGAATTTAAAAGTATTGATATCTTGATCAATAGTGCCGGAATTGCTTCTTTTGGAAAATTCTTAGAATTAGAGCCAGAAGCTTGGGAAAGAATTATTCAGGTAAATTTAATGGGGACGTATTACACGACTCGTTCGATTATTCCAAATATGATCGAAAGACAAACTGGAGACATTATCAATATTTCTTCGACTGCTGGATTAAACGGAAACGCTTTAACAAGTGCCTACAGCGCTTCTAAATTTGCTGTTCTAGGTTTAACCGATTCTTTAATGCAGGAAATGAGAAAACACAATATTCGTGTTACGGCTTTAACGCCAAGTACTGTTGCTACTGACATGGCTAAAGATTTAAACCTGACTGACGGAAATCCAGAAAAAGTGATGCAGTCTGAAGATATGGCAGATTTAATTATTGCGCAGTTAAAATTAAACCGAAGAGTGTTTATTAAAAACAGCAGTATCTGGTCTACAAATCCTTAAAACTAAATTCCAAATTTTTGAAATTCCAAATTCCAATTGCTTTGAGATTGGAATTTGGAATTTTGGTATTGGAATTTCAAAAACTAAAATTATGGAACAATATTTAAGACAATTGGTCGAAATAGAATTTCAGGATAAAAAACAGATTTTCTCCGGATTTCTTATTGATTATTCTGATGAATGGATTTTGCTTCGAAATAATCCTGTAGATTTTATTTTGGACGGTTTTGTCATTTTGAGAAATAAAAACATTGAAGCTGTAAACCGAGATCATGATCTGGCTTTTACAGAAAAAGTTATACGTCTGAAAGGATTAAAAATTAATTCTGATGATATTATCCCGATTAAAGATTTGGCTTCGATCATAAAATTTATTTCTGAGAAATATGGCATTTTTCAGATTGCAAAAAAATCGTCCAAATCTGCTTATTTAGGAAAATTAATCGAATTAAATAATGAAGAATTGACTATCGATTTTTTAGATACGCAAGGTCAGTTTGGAGGAGAATTGAGTTTTAATCCCGAAAAAATTCGAGTTATAGAGTTTGATACCGATTATATTAATTCCCTGAAATTGGTGGTTTCCGAGGATCAGAAGTAAGATGTTTTAAAACAACAAAGCCCTTTTGAAAAGGGCTTTGTTGTTTTTTGTCATTCCGAGGAACGAGGAATCACAATCGTAATTCCGTATACATAATCGCCAATCTTTGTCGAGCTCCGAGTGTGATTCCTCGTTCCTCGGAATGACAATACTTTGAGTACATTTTTTAGATTTCAGCAAGTTTATTCAAAAACTCCAAACGTACACTTCCGTCTTCGTCTATTTTTGTCAAATTGATTTCTTGCAAAGTATTTACCAATTCTGGATTCCAAGGTGTTTTTACTTTTACGTAGTTTTCTGTAAATCCGTGAATGTATCCTTCTTTGTTTTCGCTTTCAAAAAGAACCGTTCTGTTTGTTCCTAACTGGCTTTCGTAAAAAGCACGACGTTTTTTAACTGATAAACCACGAAGCATTTTACTGCGTTTTGCTCTAACATTTGAAGGAACTACACCTTCCATATCAGCAGCTTCTGTATTATCTCTTTCTGAATACGTAAATACGTGCAGATACGAAATATCCAATTCATTTAAGAAATGATACGTTTCTAAAAAGTGCTCATCTGTTTCTCCAGGAAAACCAACGATAACGTCTACACCAATACAAGCGTGTGGCATTACTTCGCGTATTTTATTCACGCGATCAATATAAACTTCACGCAAATAACGGCGTTTCATTAATTTCAAAATATCATTACTTCCTGATTGCAGCGGAATATGAAAATGCGGTACAAAAGTTCTGCTTTTTGAAACAAATTCGATCGTTTCGTTTTTCAACAAATTCGGTTCGATTGAAGAAATTCTCAAACGCTCAATTCCCTCTACTTTATCTAAAGCCTGAACTAAATCTAGAAAAGTATGTTCGTGTTTTTTGTTTCCGAACTCCCCTTTCCCGTAATCACCAATATTCACACCCGTTAAAACAATCTCACGAATATTTTGAGCCGAAATTTCTTTGGCATTTTTCAATACATTTTCTAAAGCATCACTTCTAGAAATCCCTCTTGCCAACGGAATTGTACAATAGGTACATTTATAGTCGCATCCATCCTGAACTTTCAAAAATGCTCTCGTACGATCTCCAATAGAATAACTTCCAACATAGAAATCTGCTTCAGCAATCTCGCATGAGTGAACTTCGCCCATATCATTTTTGCTCAAATCATGGATATAGTCAGTGATTTTGAATTTTTCTGTTGCGCCCAAGACCAAATCAACACCATCAACGGCTGCTAACTCTTCTGGTTTTAATTGTGCATAACAGCCAACGGCGGCAACAAAGGCTTTTTCATTCAGCTTCATTGCTTTTTTAACCACCTGCTTAAACTGCTTATCTGCATTTTCTGTTACAGAGCAAGTATTGATAACGTAAATATCTGCTATTTCTTCAAAATCGACACGGTCAAAACCTTCGTCGTTAAAATTTCTGGCAATTGTAGAAGTCTCTGAAAAATTCAGTTTACAACCCAGCGTATAAAAGGCAACCTTTTTTCTATTTTCCATAATCTGCTTAAATTAATGAAATCGTTGTCAAAAAATTTAAGGCTGCAAATTTACAAACAATATTCATCAAAAGAAAGCAATTAATGCACTTCGAATCAATAATTTGGCACTCATGGTAATTTAGAAACATTCAAAAGCTATTTTTGTTTATTTTTATTAAAAAAAATGTGAGCCTGATATTCTTGAAATTTTAACATTCTGATAAGAATTAAATGACAAAATGATCGACTAAATGCAAATTTTATCGATTAAATACATTTTTCTCGGGTTTTAAATTCTAAATTTCTTACATTTACCATTGTTATGAATGTAATTCAAAATTAATTTACATTAAAGAATTTTGATAAGCTTTTATTAATTTAATAATAATTCGGGCATAACAATTTTGAATTTTACTCGTTATGTTGTTGTTTTGTGTTACAAAATGAAATGGGAAAGCCGAAAACCAAAGAGAGTAGGCAAAATTAAAATACAAATACCACGCTTTATGAAAGCATTTTTACCCACAATCTGCTTGATGTTCTTAACCGTATTTAGTTCGCAAGCGCAAACTAATGCTCCAGCCGCAAATGCAAATCCATTTCCTACTATTAGCACATTGACGACTTGGGCTAGCTTTAACTCACAACAGCAATTTGATGTTGCTATTCGTGCAGTTGGGTTTAAGTTTGAAGTTAAAGAGCCTGGTGAAGGATCTACAGCTTATACCTACATTCGTAAAGTAACAGTTAACGAAGTAAATTATACAGATAGAATTGTATACAGAATTACAAACAACAATTCTGCAAGCATTATCTCTTTAGTAACCGCTTCTACTGACTTAGTTAGTTTATACACTCCACAATTAGCAAGCTTTAAAAACAACAACTGTAAAACAGAAATGTCTAAAGACAAAAATACGACTTGCAGCTGTTACGAAAGTGCCAATTTTGCAATCGATCTTTGCGACGAGCGTGTGAAGTTAACTATGGGTGACGGGAATAAGTATTTTGTTTCTGTAGCTAAAAAATAATATTCTCAAATATTACTTCTTAAATTAATTCCAAATCTTTACTGACTTTTAAGTATGTAAAGATTTGGAATTCGTTTTTTCTTTAAATTCTGTTTGGATTCTTAAGTTCGTACCAAACTTCTAATTCTTCATTGTATTCAAAAGAATTTACAAAATGAAAGCCTAATTTCTCCAGAATTTTTCTTGAGTTTTCGTTTCCTGCATCTGCGTAAGCATAAAGCACTTCTACTTTCATTTCGTTAAAAGCATGATCAATAAAAGCTCTTCCTGCTTCGGTTGCATAACCTTTTCCCCAATGCTTTTCGATAAAACGATATCCTAACTCATAAAAATTTTTATGATTATTTATCTCGTCTGTAATAAATTTGATTCCAGACCAGCCAATAAATTCGTTATTTTCTTTAAGAACAACAGCCCATCTTCCTGTACCAAGATCTTTGTATTGTTTTTGAACAAATTTGATATACTCGATGCTTTCTTCAATATGCTTTACTGGTCTATTCCCAACGAACAAATGCACATTCGGATTCGAATCCAATTCAAACATTCCTTCTGCATCAGAAAGTTCTAATTCTCTTAAAAGCAAACGCTCTGTTTCAATTGGTTTTTTCATCTTTTATTTAATTTAAAATATACTTTTGCACCACTTCAGCAACACCATCATCATTATTTGAAGCTACTATTAAATCTGCTTTATCACGCAATTCAGGATTCACATTATCTACCCAAACTCCTAAACCTGCATATTCTATCATTGTCAAGTCATTTCCTGCGTTTCCGACAGCTATAATTTCACTTTGATGAATACCTAGCTTTTCTGCCAAAAGTTTCAAACTTGCCGCTTTATCAATGCCTTGCTGTGCAGCTTCTAAGAAAAATGGTTTAGACATCGAAACACTTAAATGCGGCATAGCCTCCATTAAATCTTTTTCCAAAGTTTTTAAATAAGCGGGCTCTTGCAACAAAATACATTTAACTGCTGGTCTGTCTATATAATCTTTAAAGCTTGAAACCTTAAGATGTGCCATTCCTGTGATTTCTTTTTCTACCTCAATAAATTCAGAATCTGTCTCGCTAATGATTTGGTCATCTAAATAGGTAATGATGTGTGCATTCTTTTTTACACTATAATCGTATAACGCATGAATTTGCTCTACAGTTAACTTTTGTTCAAACAAAACTAAATCATCTTTCACACGGCTGATTATTGCACCATTAAACGAAATCATATATGAATCGTTTTTATCTAATTCCAACTCCTTAGCATAAGCTGTCATTGCTGTGGTTGGTCTTCCAGAAGCCAAAACAACATAAACGCCTTTTGCTTGGGCTTGTAATATTACTTTTTTGTTTAAGTCTGATATTCTGTGATCGTCTGTCAACAAGGTGTCATCCATGTCGAGCACTAACATTTTGTATTGCATTTTTTTTAATTTGCAGTCGCAGTTCTTAGTCGCAGTCTCAGTAAATACTGAAAACTGAGACTGAAAACTGAAAACTTTTAAAGACTCATTCTAAATTCTTCTATAACTGGATTTGCTTTTGCAAAATCTGTTTCTTGAATAAAAACTTCAATCGCCAAATCTGTCTGGCCAAAACCTCCTAAACGTGCAGATTGAATATTATCTTTTTTTACTGTTTCTACTCCAGCTTCTTCTAATCTTTCCTGCAAAGCAATTGCTAATACTTCACTTCCAGAAAATACTTTCATTAATCCCATAGCGTTTTATTTTTTTATTCTAATATTCTTTTTAATTGTTTTTGAAAATCTTCATTTTCATTCACTCCAATATGTTCTTGATTTTTAAGCGGATAAAAATAGGCATTTGCTTTTAATAACCTCTTTAGTCTGACTGAATTATCAATTGGAATTAACTGATCTTTAGTTCCATGAAAAATATAAATTGGCCTTTTTATCTTTGGAAGATAAAGATTCGTTTCCAAACTAAATTTCTTCATAAAGTCAGGAAAAAATGGCACTCTAGAGCTAGATAATTCTAGAAAATTATAATACGGCGCTTGAAGAATCAAAGCTTTCGGATTATTCTCTAATGCCAATTTTGCAGCAAAACCAGAACCAATTGAATATCCTGCAATAATAATTTTATCTTCACGATATCTCTCAGTCACTTTCTTATACACAATAGAAATATCTTTACTCAATTGCTCTTCATTCTCTATTTCGCCTTCGCTTTTTCCGAAACTTCTGTAGTCTAAAATAAAGATATCATAGCCTA
The Flavobacterium humidisoli DNA segment above includes these coding regions:
- a CDS encoding vWA domain-containing protein produces the protein MKSLKLISSAIAMLVCFVTMAQERTITGIVSDETKQPIPGVTIYNQTSKANALTNFDGQYSIQAKTGDMLVFSFIGYKKQSQKVENSNIINIKLLPDNQTLSEVVVMGYGTSNAEYEDRSYARAERKKEKRDKSLAPKGKMAMQVQSNAIYSPSPSIAIRGTASVSSKNEPLYIVDGVPATSNQIAKINPNDIDNVSVLKDQAATSIYGTKGSNGVVVVSTKNELYKNLSEKELDKKLNIMPIPTEPTQEDYDSFVENAFESPKTAPLSTFSIDVDNASYTNIRRFLNNGQQVPKDAVRVEEMVNFFKYTYPQPKNEHPFSINTEVSDSPWNSNNKILKIGLQGKNIPTEDLPASNLVFLIDVSGSMEDMNKLPLLKQSLKILVNELRPKDKVAIVVYAGAAGMVLAPTSGDDKKTIINALDNLQAGGSTAGGAGIELAYKIATENFIKNGNNRVILATDGDFNVGSSSNSDMEKLIEEKRKTGVFLTCLGYGMGNYKDSKMEILADKGNGNYAYIDNIQEANRFLGKEFKGSMFAIAKDVKIQIEFNPKQVQAYRLIGYENRKLRPEDFKNDAIDAGELGSNHTVTALYEIIPVGVKSDFLNVQPDDLKYTKTETTSSNYTNELATIKFRYKKPDGEKSIEMVQVIENKSVILEKASDDMKFSSAVAWFGLKLRDSKLIADKSSKEIIKLAKQGNSNDGEGYKAEFIRLVEGAKQFN
- a CDS encoding phospholipid scramblase family protein, which produces MNPILSQNLFLVKEHVGMFKAANNYDIYHPETNQIIMNCRENNLGFFTKVFRFTDYKRATPFNVEITTASGEKLITVRRGVAIFRSTVEVLDEKDRLVGTFKQKFFSIGGKFDILDKNEKPVATLQGKWTGWDFKFSHEGKQLAQVNKKWAGLGKEFFTSADNYALQIEEIVPDDSPLRQLILGAVMCIDMVLKE
- a CDS encoding 3-ketoacyl-ACP reductase — translated: MTDLKNKNAFITGAGKGIGKAVAIALAKEGVNLILVSRTKSDIDQLAEETAKLGVKTLALSADVSDINSINSAAEKAIAEFKSIDILINSAGIASFGKFLELEPEAWERIIQVNLMGTYYTTRSIIPNMIERQTGDIINISSTAGLNGNALTSAYSASKFAVLGLTDSLMQEMRKHNIRVTALTPSTVATDMAKDLNLTDGNPEKVMQSEDMADLIIAQLKLNRRVFIKNSSIWSTNP
- the mtaB gene encoding tRNA (N(6)-L-threonylcarbamoyladenosine(37)-C(2))-methylthiotransferase MtaB is translated as MENRKKVAFYTLGCKLNFSETSTIARNFNDEGFDRVDFEEIADIYVINTCSVTENADKQFKQVVKKAMKLNEKAFVAAVGCYAQLKPEELAAVDGVDLVLGATEKFKITDYIHDLSKNDMGEVHSCEIAEADFYVGSYSIGDRTRAFLKVQDGCDYKCTYCTIPLARGISRSDALENVLKNAKEISAQNIREIVLTGVNIGDYGKGEFGNKKHEHTFLDLVQALDKVEGIERLRISSIEPNLLKNETIEFVSKSRTFVPHFHIPLQSGSNDILKLMKRRYLREVYIDRVNKIREVMPHACIGVDVIVGFPGETDEHFLETYHFLNELDISYLHVFTYSERDNTEAADMEGVVPSNVRAKRSKMLRGLSVKKRRAFYESQLGTNRTVLFESENKEGYIHGFTENYVKVKTPWNPELVNTLQEINLTKIDEDGSVRLEFLNKLAEI
- a CDS encoding GNAT family N-acetyltransferase yields the protein MKKPIETERLLLRELELSDAEGMFELDSNPNVHLFVGNRPVKHIEESIEYIKFVQKQYKDLGTGRWAVVLKENNEFIGWSGIKFITDEINNHKNFYELGYRFIEKHWGKGYATEAGRAFIDHAFNEMKVEVLYAYADAGNENSRKILEKLGFHFVNSFEYNEELEVWYELKNPNRI
- a CDS encoding Cof-type HAD-IIB family hydrolase, which gives rise to MQYKMLVLDMDDTLLTDDHRISDLNKKVILQAQAKGVYVVLASGRPTTAMTAYAKELELDKNDSYMISFNGAIISRVKDDLVLFEQKLTVEQIHALYDYSVKKNAHIITYLDDQIISETDSEFIEVEKEITGMAHLKVSSFKDYIDRPAVKCILLQEPAYLKTLEKDLMEAMPHLSVSMSKPFFLEAAQQGIDKAASLKLLAEKLGIHQSEIIAVGNAGNDLTMIEYAGLGVWVDNVNPELRDKADLIVASNNDDGVAEVVQKYILN
- a CDS encoding putative signal transducing protein — its product is MGLMKVFSGSEVLAIALQERLEEAGVETVKKDNIQSARLGGFGQTDLAIEVFIQETDFAKANPVIEEFRMSL
- a CDS encoding alpha/beta hydrolase; protein product: MISYFYFNQVDLVFYRSKLPKDYKFDYQQKFEEINISSFDGSVLNGLLFKAENSKGLVFYLHGNAGTLETWGKIAKIYTSLGYDIFILDYRSFGKSEGEIENEEQLSKDISIVYKKVTERYREDKIIIAGYSIGSGFAAKLALENNPKALILQAPYYNFLELSSSRVPFFPDFMKKFSLETNLYLPKIKRPIYIFHGTKDQLIPIDNSVRLKRLLKANAYFYPLKNQEHIGVNENEDFQKQLKRILE